The proteins below are encoded in one region of Candidatus Bathyarchaeota archaeon:
- the hemB gene encoding porphobilinogen synthase, with amino-acid sequence MSFPTVRMRRLRKTAAMRQMLNQVHIQPSNLIYPIFVDETIKKPAAITSMPGYSRLPLGQVAAEAKQAQDLGVKSVILFGVPTKKDEQGTSAYAKNGVIQKATREIKKELGDAMVVVGDVCLCEYMSHGHCGIIEDDQVLNDQTLDVLGKVAVSQAEAGADIVAPSAMMDGQVGAIREALDDAGFEMTPIMAYSAKYASGFYGPFREAAESTPKFGDRRSYQMSQSNIAEALREIELDIAEGADMVMVKPALAYLDIIALAKASFNVPIVAFNVSGEYSMVKAAALNGWIDEKTVVNEVVTSIKRAGADLIITYHAKDVKSWLNQQ; translated from the coding sequence ATGAGTTTTCCAACCGTACGAATGAGAAGACTACGCAAAACCGCTGCGATGCGGCAAATGCTCAATCAAGTCCACATCCAACCCAGCAACCTAATCTACCCAATCTTCGTGGATGAAACCATCAAAAAACCCGCAGCAATCACCTCCATGCCAGGCTACAGCCGCCTGCCACTGGGGCAAGTAGCAGCAGAAGCTAAACAGGCACAAGATTTGGGTGTTAAAAGCGTGATTTTGTTTGGTGTTCCCACCAAAAAAGATGAGCAAGGCACCAGCGCTTACGCTAAAAATGGTGTAATCCAAAAAGCCACACGTGAAATCAAAAAGGAACTTGGCGACGCAATGGTAGTTGTGGGTGACGTGTGTCTGTGTGAGTACATGAGCCATGGTCACTGTGGCATAATCGAAGATGACCAAGTTCTAAATGACCAGACCTTGGATGTTTTAGGCAAGGTTGCCGTGAGCCAAGCTGAGGCAGGAGCAGATATTGTGGCACCTTCCGCAATGATGGACGGACAAGTCGGCGCAATCCGCGAAGCCTTAGATGATGCAGGATTTGAAATGACCCCCATTATGGCTTACTCCGCCAAGTACGCCTCAGGTTTTTATGGTCCCTTCCGTGAAGCCGCTGAGTCCACGCCAAAATTTGGTGACAGACGTAGCTACCAAATGAGCCAAAGCAACATCGCAGAAGCTCTGCGGGAAATCGAACTCGACATTGCAGAGGGCGCAGACATGGTCATGGTTAAACCCGCCCTTGCATACCTAGACATTATCGCCTTGGCAAAAGCCAGCTTCAACGTACCAATCGTTGCCTTCAACGTGAGCGGCGAATACTCCATGGTAAAAGCCGCAGCACTCAACGGATGGATAGACGAAAAAACCGTCGTTAACGAAGTCGTAACCAGCATCAAACGAGCAGGAGCCGACCTCATAATTACCTATCATGCTAAAGATGTGAAATCATGGTTGAATCAGCAATAA
- a CDS encoding bifunctional precorrin-2 dehydrogenase/sirohydrochlorin ferrochelatase → MNDKTVFVIGAGAEAHRKLLNFSGSGAKIWVISKTFSNAIQELSQEKTLSLLQTEIHDAQSFFDSLNPKPDILLAVTDNSALNRELVTVAKAAGCIVYCVDSPDLSDFIFPAVARLGEVKVAVSTSGQSPAMARELRQRIERLITPEDLLEIELQKDMRKVVKEKIPSQKDRSQILHEILNNPDIKKLIKENKLKEAKEIALNHLEKQVTNNHEETKK, encoded by the coding sequence TTGAATGACAAAACCGTTTTCGTAATCGGTGCAGGTGCAGAAGCCCACCGAAAACTCCTCAACTTTTCGGGTTCAGGAGCAAAAATCTGGGTCATAAGCAAAACCTTCTCCAATGCCATTCAAGAACTAAGTCAAGAAAAAACGTTAAGCCTGCTTCAAACCGAAATCCACGATGCCCAATCCTTCTTTGACAGCCTCAACCCAAAACCCGATATCTTGCTAGCTGTAACTGATAATTCCGCACTTAACCGTGAACTGGTAACGGTTGCTAAAGCCGCAGGATGCATAGTATACTGCGTGGATAGCCCTGATTTATCAGATTTTATTTTTCCTGCGGTTGCGCGGTTGGGTGAGGTGAAGGTTGCGGTTTCAACTTCAGGTCAAAGCCCTGCGATGGCAAGGGAACTTAGGCAACGCATTGAACGGTTAATCACACCAGAGGATTTGCTGGAAATAGAGCTACAAAAGGATATGCGTAAGGTTGTTAAGGAAAAAATTCCAAGTCAAAAAGACAGAAGCCAGATTCTTCACGAAATCCTAAATAACCCAGACATTAAAAAACTCATAAAAGAAAACAAACTCAAAGAGGCAAAAGAAATCGCCCTTAACCATTTAGAAAAACAAGTTACCAATAATCATGAGGAGACCAAAAAATGA